A region of Saimiri boliviensis isolate mSaiBol1 chromosome 8, mSaiBol1.pri, whole genome shotgun sequence DNA encodes the following proteins:
- the STAB1 gene encoding stabilin-1 isoform X4 — protein MAGPRGLLPLCLLAFYLAAFSFIRGQGPSKRCDVKTTLATHVPCTSCAAVKKQTCPPGWLRELPDQIAQDCRYEVQLGGSVVSMSGCRRKCWKYMVEKACCPGYWGSQCYECPGGAETPCNGHGTCLDGIDRNGTCVCQENFRGSACQECQDPNRFGPDCQSVCSCVHGVCNHGPRGDGSCRCLAGYTGPHCDQELPVCQELRCPQNTQCTAEAPSCRCLPGYTQQGSECQAPNPCWPSPCSPLARCSVSPTGQAQCHCPENYHGDGMVCLPKDPCTDNLAGCPSNSTLCVYQKPGQASCVCRSGLVSINSNASGGCQAFCSPYSCDRSATCQVTADGKTSCVCKQGEVGDGRACYGHLLHEVQKAMQTGRVFLQLRVAMTMMDQGCREILTTAGPFTVLVPSISSSSSRTMNASLAQQLCRQHIIAGQHVLEDTKTQQTRRWWTLAGQEITVAFNQFTKYSYKYKDQPQQTFNIYKPNNAAANGIFHVVTALRWQPPSGISGDPKRTISQILASTEAFSRFETILENCGLPSILDGPGPFTVFAPSNEAVDSLRDGRLIYLFTTGLSKLQELVRYHVYNHGQLTVEKLISKGRILTMANQVLAVNISEEGRILLGPEGVPLQRMDLLASNGVIHMLDGILLPPTILPILPKHCNEEQHKIVVGSCVDCQALNTSTCPLNSVKLDILPKECVYVHDPAGLNVLKKGCASYCNQTIMKQGCCKGFFGPDCTQCPGGFSSPCYGKGNCSDGIQGNGACLCFPDYKGIACHICSNPNKHGDQCQEDCGCVHGLCDNRPGSGGVCQQGTCAPGFSGRFCNETVRYCGPIEMAVHCHLHAHCVTQGGFARCRCLDGFEGNGFSCTPSNPCSHPDRGGCSENAECVPGARGTHNCTCHKGWSGDGHICVAIDECELDTRGGCHADALCSYVGPGQSRCTCKPGFAGDGYQCSPIDPCRAGNGGCHGLATCQAVGGGQRVCTCPPGFGGDGLSCYGDIFQELEANAHFSVFYQWFKSAGITLPADRQVTALVPSEAAIRRLSPEDQAFWLQPRMLPNLVRAHFLQGAFFEKELARLHGQEAATLDPSTHWEIRNISGRVWVQNASVDVADLLATNGVLHIISQVLLPPRGDVPGVQGLLQQLDLVPAFSLFRDLLQHHRLVPQIEAATAYTIFVPTNHSLEAQGNSSRLDADTVRHHVILGEALSLEALGKGGHRNSLLGPAHWIVFYNHSGQPEVNHVPLEGPMLEAPGRSLIGLSGVLSVGSSRCLHSHAEALREKCVNCTRKFRCTQGYQLQDTPRKSCVYRSGFSFARGCSYTCAKKIQVPDCCPGFFGTLCEPCPGGLGGVCSGHGQCQDRFLGSGECRCHEGFHGTACEMCELGRYGPNCTGVCDCAHGLCQEGLQGDGSCVCNVGWQGLHCDQKIAGPQCPRKCDPNANCVQDLAGAPTCACAAGYSGSGTFCSEVDPCAHGHGGCSPHANCTKVAPGQRTCTCQDGYTGDGELCQEINSCLIHHGGCHIHAECIPTGPQQVSCSCLEGYSGDGIRTCDLLDPCSKNNGGCSPYATCKSTGDGQRTCTCDTAHVGDGLTCRTRVGLELQKDKHASFFSLHLLEYKELKGDGPFTIFVPHAYLMSNLSQDELARIRAHRQLVFRYHVIGCLRLRSEDLLEQEYATALSGHPLRFSEREGSIYLNDFARVVSSNHEAVNGILHFIDRVLLPPEALHWKPGDAPVLRRNVTAAAQSFGYKIVGSLLKMAGLLPLLRDPSHRPFTMLWPTDATLQALPLERQAWLYHEDHRDKLAAILRGHIIRNVEALASDLPNLGPLRTMHGTPISFSCSRMRPGELMVGEDDAHIVQRHLPFEGGLAYGIDQLLEPPGLGARCDRFETRALLLNTCSICGLEPPCPQGSQEQGRPEACWRLSSKFWTSPSLHSLGLRSVWVQPHVWVRPRSVGRGCRRNCVTTTWKPSCCPGHYGSECQACPGGPSSPCSDHGVCMDGMSGSGQCLCRSGFVGTACELCAPGAFGLHCQACRCTVHGRCDEGLGGSGSCFCDEGWTGPRCEVQLELQPVCTPPCAPEAVCRAGNSCECSLGYEGDGRMCTVADLCQDGHGGCSEHANCSQVGTVVTCTCLPNYEGDGWSCRARNPCADGHRGGCSEHADCLSTGLNTRRCECHSGYVGDGLQCLEESEPPVDRCLGQPPPCHSDAVCTDLHFQEKRAGVFHLQATSGPYGLNFSEAEAACEAQGAVLASFPQLSAAQQLGFHLCLMGWLANGSAAHPVVFPTADCGSGRVGIVSLGARKNLSERWDAYCFRVQDVACQCRDGFVGDGISTCNGKLLDVLAATANFSTFYGMLLGYANATQRGLDFLDFLEDELTYKTLFVPVNEGFGDNMTLSGPDLELHASNVTFLSANASQGKLLLAHSGLSLIIRDVGPDNSSWAPVAPGTVVVSHVIMWDIMAFNGIIHALASPLLAPPQPWLLLAPEAPPVAAGVGAVLAAGALLGLVAGALYLRTRGKPTGFGFSAFQAEDDADGVSPWQEGTNPTLVSVPNPIFGSHDTFCEPFDDSLLEDDFPDTQRILTVK, from the exons ATGGCAGGACCCCGGGGCCTCCTCCCGCTCTGCCTCCTGGCCTTCTACCTGGCAGCCTTCAGCTTCATCAGAGGGCAG GGGCCGTCCAAACGCTGTGATGTGAAAACCACGCTTGCCACTCACGTACCCTGCACCTCGTGCGCGGCCGTCAAGAAGCAGACGTGTCCCCCAGGCTGGCTTCGGGAGCTCCCGGATCAGATAGCCCAGGACTGCCG CTACGAAGTACAGCTGGGGGGCTCTGTGGTGTCCATGAGCGGCTGCAGACGGAAGTGCTGGAAGTACATGGTGGAGAAGGCCTGCTGCCCTGGCTACTGGGGCTCCCAGTGCTACG AATGCCCTGGCGGTGCCGAGACCCCATGCAATGGCCACGGGACCTGCTTGGATGGCATAGACAGGAACGGGACCTGTGTGTGCCAG GAAAACTTCCGTGGCTCAGCCTGCCAGGAGTGCCAAGACCCCAACCGGTTCGGGCCTGACTGCCAATCAG TGTGCAGCTGTGTGCACGGTGTGTGCAACCATGGGCCACGTGGAGATGGAAGCTGCCGGTGCCTTGCTGGATATACTGGCCCCCACTGTGATCAAG AGCTGCCCGTCTGCCAGGAGCTACGCTGTCCCCAGAACACCCAGTGCACTGCAGAGGCCCCCAGCTGTAGGTGCCTGCCCGGCTACACACAGCAGGGCAGTGAATGCCAAG cccccaacccctgctggCCATCACCCTGCTCACCACTGGCCCGGTGCTCGGTAAGCCCCACGGGGCAGGCTCAGTGTCATTGTCCTGAGAACTACCATGGCGATGGGATGGTGTGTCTGCCCAAGGACCCGTGCACCGACAACCTTGCTGGCTGCCCCAGCAACTCTACCTTGTGTGTGTACCAGAAGCCGGGCCAG GCTTCCTGCGTCTGCAGGTCAGGCCTGGTCAGCATCAACAGCAATGCCTCTGGGGGCTGCCAAGCCTTCTGCTCCCCCTACTCGTGCGACCGGTCGGCCACCTGCCAGGTGACCGCTGATGGGAAGACCAG CTGTGTGTGTAAGCAGGGCGAGGTGGGGGATGGGCGTGCCTGCTACGGACACCTGCTCCACGAGGTGCAGAAGGCCATGCAGACAGGCCGGGTGTTCCTGCAGCTGAGGGTCGCCATGACCATGATGG ACCAGGGCTGCCGGGAGATCCTCACCACAGCAGGCCCATTCACCGTGCTGGTGCCGTCcatatcctcctcctcctccaggaccATGAAC GCGTCCCTCGCCCAGCAGCTCTGCCGACAGCACATCATCGCAGGGCAGCACGTCCTAGAGGACACAAAGACCCAGCAGACACGAAGGTGGTGGACGCTGGCTGGGCAGGAGATCACTGTCGCCTTCAACCAATTCACG AAATACTCCTACAAGTACAAAGACCAGCCCCAGCAGACATTCAACATCTACAAGCCCAATAACGCAGCAGCCAATGGCATCTTCCACGTAGTCACTGCCCTGCGGTGGCAGCCCCCCTCTGGGATCTCGGGGGATCCCAAG AGAACTATCAGTCAGATCCTCGCCTCTACCGAGGCCTTCAGCCGCTTTGAAACCATCCTGGAG AACTGTGGGCTGCCCTCCATCCTGGACGGACCTGGGCCCTTCACAGTCTTTGCCCCAAGCAATGAGGCTGTGGACAGCCTGCGTGACGGCCGCCTAATCTACCTCTTCACAACA GGTCTCTCCAAACTGCAGGAGTTGGTGAGGTACCACGTCTACAACCACGGCCAG CTGACTGTTGAGAAGCTCATCTCCAAGGGCCGGATCCTCACCATGGCCAACCAGGTCCTGGCCGTGAACATCTCTGAGGAG GGGCGCATTCTGCTGGGACCTGAAGGGGTCCCGCTGCAGAGGATGGACCTGCTGGCCTCCAATGGTGTGATCCACATGCTGGATGGCATCCTGCTGCCCCCGACCATCTTGCCCATCCTGCCCAAGCACTGCAACGAGGAGCAGCACAAGATCGTGGTG ggcTCCTGTGTGGACTGCCAAGCCCTGAACACCAGCACTTGCCCGCTCAACAGTGTGAAGCTG GACATCTTACCCAAGGAGTGTGTCTACGTCCATGACCCAGCTGGGCTCAATGTGCTAAAGAAGGGCTGTGCCAGCTACTGCAACCAAACCATCATG AAACAAGGCTGCTGCAAAGGTTTCTTCGGGCCTGACTGCACACAGTGTCCTGGGGGCTTCTCCAGCCCCTGCTACGGCAAGGGCAAC TGCAGCGATGGGATCCAGGGCAACGgggcctgcctctgcttcccagactaCAAGGGCATTGCCTGCCACATCTGCTCCAACCCAAACAAGCATGGAGATCAGTGCCAGGAAG ACTGCGGCTGTGTCCATGGTCTCTGCGACAACCGTCCAGGCAGTGGGGGGGTGTGCCAGCAGGGCACGTGTGCCCCTGGCTTCAGCGGCCGCTTCTGCAATGAGACCGTGAGGTACTGTGGGCCCATAGAGATGGCTGTGCACTGCCACCTGCATGCCCACTGTGTTACCCAAGGGGGCTTTGCCAG GTGTCGTTGTCTTGATGGCTTTGAGGGCAATGGCTTCTCCTGCACACCCAGCAACCCCTGCTCCCACCCAGACCGTGGCGGCTGCTCAGAGAAT GCTGAGTGTGTCCCTGGAGCCCGGGGCACCCACAACTGCACATGCCACAAAGGCTGGAGTGGGGATGGCCACATCTGTGTTGCTATTGATGAGTGTGAGCTGGACACGAGAGGTGGCTGCCACGCTGACGCCCTCTGCAGCTATGTTGGCCCTGGGCAG AGCCGATGCACCTGCAAGCCGGGCTTTGCCGGGGACGGCTACCAGTGCAGTCCCATCGACCCGTGCCGGGCAGGCAATGGCGGCTGCCACGGCCTG GCCACCTGCCAGGCAGTGGGGGGAGGTCAGCGGGTCTGCACGTGCCCCCCTGGCTTTGGGGGTGATGGCCTCAGCTGTTACGGAGACATCTTCCAG gAGCTGGAGGCAAATGCCCACTTCTCCGTCTTCTACCAGTGGTTCAAG AGTGCCGGCATCACGCTTCCTGCCGACCGCCAAGTCACAGCTCTGGTGCCCTCTGAGGCTGCCATCCGTCGGCTGAGCCCCGAGGACCAAGCTTTCTGGCTGCAGCCACGGATGCTGCCGAACCTGGTCAG GGCCCACTTTCTCCAAGGTGCCTTCTTCGAAAAGGAGCTGGCCCGGCTGCATGGGCAGGAAGCGGCCACCCTGGACCCCAGCACACACTGGGAGATTCGCAACATTAGTGGG AGGGTCTGGGTGCAGAATGCCAGTGTGGACGTAGCTGACCTCCTTGCCACCAACGGTGTCCTACACATCATCAGCCAG GTCTTACTGCCCCCTCGAGGGGATGTGCCTGGTGTGCAGGGGTTGCTGCAGCAGCTGGACTTGGTGCCTGCCTTCAGCCTCTTCCGGGACTTGCTGCAG CACCATAGGTTGGTTCCTCAGATTGAGGCTGCCACTGCCTACACCATCTTCGTGCCCACCAACCACTCCCTGGAGGCCCAGGGCAATAGCAGCCGCCTG gACGCAGACACAGTGCGGCACCACGTGATCCTGGGGGAGGCCCTCTCCTTGGAAGCCCTGGGGAAGGGTGGGCACCGCAACTCCCTCCTGGGCCCTGCCCATTGGATCGTCTTCTACAACCACAGTGGCCAG CCTGAGGTAAACCATGTACCGCTGGAAGGCCCCATGCTGGAGGCCCCCGGCCGCTCGCTGATCGGCCTGTCGGGGGTCCTGTCAGTGGGCTCAAGCCGCTGCCTGCATAGCCATGCTGAGGCCCTGCGG GAGAAATGTGTAAACTGCACCAGGAAATTCCGCTGCACTCAGGGCTACCAGCTTCAG GACACACCCAGGAAAAGCTGTGTCTACCGATCTGGCTTCTCTTTTGCCCGGGGCTGCTCTTACACATGTGCCAAGAAGATTCAG GTGCCAGACTGCTGTCCTGGCTTCTTTGGCACGCTGTGTGAGCCATGCCCAGGGGGCCTGGGAGGTGTGTGCTCAGGCCACGGGCAGTGCCAGGACAGGTTCTTGGGCAGCGGGGAGTGCCGCTGCCACGAGGGCTTCCACGGAACAGCCTGTGAGATGTGTGAGCTGGGCCGCTATGGACCCAACTGCACCGGAG TGTGTGATTGTGCCCATGGGCTGTGCCAGGAGGGGCTGCAAGGGGACGGAAGCTGTGTCTGTAATGTGGGCTGGCAGGGCCTCCACTGTGACCAGA AAATTGCCGGCCCGCAGTGCCCTAGGAAGTGTGACCCCAATGCCAA CTGCGTGCAGGACTTGGCCGGAGCCCCCACGTGTGCCTGCGCCGCAGGATACTCCGGCAGTGGCACCTTCTGCTCAG AGGTGGACCCCTGTGCCCATGGCCACGGCGGCTGCTCCCCCCATGCCAACTGTACCAAGGTGGCACCTGGGCAGCGGACATGCACCTGCCAGGATGGCTACACAGGCGATGGGGAGCTGTGCCAGG AAATTAACAGCTGTCTCATCCACCACGGGGGCTGCCACATTCATGCCGAGTGCATCCCCACGGGCCCCCAGCAG GTCTCCTGCAGCTGCCTCGAGGGCTACAGTGGGGATGGCATCCGGACCTGCGACCTCCTGGACCCCTGCTCTAAG AACAATGGAGGCTGCAGCCCTTATGCCACGTGCAAAAGCACAGGGGATGGCCAGAGGACCTGTACCTGTGACACAGCTCACGTGGGGGACGGCCTCACCTGCCGTACCCGAGTCGGCCTG GAGCTCCAGAAGGATAAGCATGCCTCAttcttcagcctccacctcctg GAATACAAGGAGCTCAAGGGCGATGGGCCTTTCACCATCTTCGTGCCTCACGCCTATCTAATGAGCAACCTGTCGCAG GATGAGCTGGCCCGGATTCGCGCGCATCGCCAGCTGGTGTTTCGCTACCATGTGATTGGCTGCCTGCGGCTGCGAAGCGAGGATCTGCTGGAGCAGGAGTACGCCACAGCGCTCTCGGGGCACCCACTGCGCTTCAGCGAGAGGGAG GGCAGCATATACCTCAATGACTTCGCGCGTGTGGTGAGCAGCAACCATGAGGCGGTGAATGGCATACTGCACTTCATCGACCGTGTCCTGCTGCCCCCTGAGGCACTGCACTGGAAGCCGGGTGATGCGCCCGTCCTGAGG AGAAACGTCACCGCCGCTGCCCAGAGCTTTGGTTACAAGATCGTCGGCAGCCTCCTGAAG ATGGCTGGGCTCCTGCCCCTGCTTCGAGACCCATCCCATAGGCCCTTCACAATGCTGTGGCCCACAGATGCCACCTTGCAAGCCCTGCCTCTGGAACGTCAGGCCTGGCTGTACCATGAGGACCACCGTGACAAGCTAGCAGCCATTCTGCGGGGCCACATAATCCGCAATGTCGAG GCCTTGGCATCTGACCTGCCCAATCTGGGCCCACTTCGAACTATGCATGGGACCCCCATCTCTTTCTCCTGCAGCCGAATGAGGCCC GGTGAGCTCATGGTGGGTGAGGATGATGCCCACATTGTGCAGCGGCATTTGCCCTTTGAGGGTGGCCTGGCCTACGGCATCGACCAGCTGCTGGAGCCACCTGGCCTTGGTGCTCGCTGTGACCGCTTTGAGACCCGGGCCCTGCTACTG AACACTTGCAGCATCTGCGGGCTGGAGCCACCCTGTCCTCAGGGGTCACAGGAGCAG GGCAGACCTGAGGCCTGCTGGCGCCTATCCTCCAAGTTTTGGACGTCCCCTTCGCTGCACTCTTTGGGTCTACGCAGTGTCTGGGTCCAGCCCCATGTTTGGGTTCGGCCCCGAAGCGTGGGCAGGGGCTGCCGCCGCAATTGTGTCACCACCACCTGGAAACCCAGCTGCTGCCCTGGTCACTATGGCAGTGAGTGCCAAG CTTGCCCTGGCGGCCCCAGCAGCCCTTGTAGTGACCATGGCGTGTGCATGGACGGCATGAGTGGCAGTGGCCAGTGTCTGTGCCGTTCAGGTTTTGTGGGGACAGCCTGTGAACTCTGTGCTCCCGGTGCCTTTGGGCTCCATTGTCAAG CCTGCCGCTGCACCGTGCATGGCCGCTGTGATGAGGGCCTTGGGGGCTCTGGCTCCTGCTTCTGTGATGAGGGCTGGACTGGGCCACGCTGTGAAGTGCAACTGG AGCTGCAGCCTGTGTGTACCCCACCCTGTGCACCTGAGGCCGTGTGCCGTGCAGGGAACAGCTGCGAGTGCAGCCTGGGCTACGAAGGGGACGGCCGCATGTGTACAG TGGCAGACCTGTGccaggatgggcatggtggttgcagtgagcatgcCAACTGCAGCCAGGTGGGAACAGTGGTCACTTGTACCTGCCTGCCCAACTACGAGGGCGATGGCTGGAGCTGCCGCGCCCGCAACCCCTGCGCAGATGGCCACCGTGGGGGCTGCAGCGAGCATGCCGACTGCCTGAGCACCGGCCTG AACACACGGCGCTGTGAGTGCCACTCAGGCTACGTGGGTGATGGACTGCAGTGTCTGGAGGAATCGGAACCACCTGTGGACCGCTGCCTGGGCCAGCCACCGCCCTGCCACTCAGATGCCGTGTGCACTGACCTGCACTTCCAGG AGAAACGGGCTGGCGTCTTCCACCTCCAGGCCACCAGCGGCCCTTACGGTCTGAacttttcggaggctgaggcggcatgTGAAGCCCAGGGAGCTGTCCTTGCTTCATTCCCTCAGCTCTCTGCTGCCCAGCAG CTGGGCTTCCACCTGTGCCTCATGGGCTGGCTGGCCAACGGCTCTGCTGCCCACCCTGTGGTTTTCCCTACGGCCGACTGTGGCAGTGGGCGGGTGGGCATAGTCAGCCTGGGTGCTCGAAAAAACCTCTCGGAGCGCTGGGACGCCTACTGCTTCCGCGTGCAAG ATGTGGCCTGCCAATGCCGAGACGGCTTCGTGGGTGACGGGATCAGCACATGCAACGGGAAGCTGCTGGATGTGCTGGCTGCCACGGCCAACTTCTCCACTTTCTATGGG ATGCTGCTGGGCTATGCCAATGCCACCCAGCGTGGTCTCGACTTCCTGGACTTCCTGGAGGATGAGCTCACCTATAAGACACTATTCGTCCCTGTCAATGAGGGCTTTGGGGACAACATG ACGCTGAGTGGTCCAGACCTGGAGCTGCATGCCTCCAACGTCACCTTCCTAAGTGCCAACGCCAGCCAGGGGAAGTTGCTTCTGGCCCACTCAGGCCTCAGCCTCATCATCAGGGACGTGGGCCCTGACAACAGTTCCTGGGCCCCTGTG GCTCCAGGGACAGTTGTGGTTAGCCATGTCATCATGTGGGACATCATGGCCTTCAATGGCATCATCCATGCTCTGGCCAGCCCTCTCCTGGCACCTCCACAGCCC TGGCTGCTGCTGGCACCTGAAGCCCCACCTGTGGCAGCAGGTGTGGGGGCTGTGCTTGCTGCTGGAGCCTTGCTCGGCCTGGTGGCCGGAGCCCTCTACCTCCGTACCCGAGGCAAGCCCACTGGCTTTGgcttctctgccttccag GCGGAAGATGATGCTGATGGCGTCTCACCATGGCAAGAAGGGACCAACCCCACCCTGGTCTCTGTCCCCAACCCTATCTTTGGGAGCCATGACACCTTTTGTGAACCCTTTGAC GACTCGCTCTTAGAGGACGATTTCCCTGACACCCAGAGGATCCTCACAGTCAAGTGA